A window of Oryza glaberrima chromosome 2, OglaRS2, whole genome shotgun sequence genomic DNA:
CCCATGGGAATCTATCAAATTAGACGAGTCCTAACGGTTTTATAACCCGTCAAAATAGACACGATTTTATAGATTTGGGATTCCAATGGTGTTAACATGATTTAGATTTAGTATtttccgttgcaatgcacgagGCACTTTTTCTAGTGTTCAATAAAATCGGCACATCTAATACCGTTTGGTTAAATAAAAAGCAACACACGTgtacaaaccaaacaagcccaatGTTTATTGCTTTCTCCAAAGATCACGAGAAGATATGCTTCTCGAGTCTCGAATCTTTGTTAAGCTCTTGTAAGTCCTTTCTTGCAGGGAGAAAATAGTGGCATCATCAGCGAACATCCGTGTCATTGTTCCGTCCGTGGCTGCGCGTGGCTGACTAGCCTCTGTAACATTAATCGACGGGCTATCTTGCGTGTGGAAACTGCTTGCAGTGACGAGAGTCGTCTGACGAGTAGGCTTCAGCTGCCAGGACGGGTTTTGTACATTGTGGTATGATAGAGAGTTGTAAATTACGGCCATGTGGTTTTTTCCTGCGACAGGACATTTTTGCACGTTGTTGGGTTTTTTCCTCCTGCAGTACATGGAAACCACATAGGTAAACACACGTGGGATGACCAATGGGCTGGCTTTTTTGTGCGAATTGATTTCGTACACAATATAGACCGATTAGtttgtaggaaaaatatatatacaagagCGAcacatttttagataataaaatttATTGTGGCCTTTACTTTTGAAAATAACAACCTATTATTACATGCTATTGGTTAAACGACAACGAATTACAATTTTTTCAAACTATGATTAGAAACAAGGAAACTATTTAGAATACTATCCTAAAGATAGAGATAACACATATTTTAAAACTTATATCTCTAGTTAACAAGGAACCGCATATCGTTGTTTGTCCAGTGACTTACAAGGTGCATATAGTCCTTATCTTTCTCAAATCAGGTAATGGAATATCATGAGAACAATGTCTTATTATTGTGTGGAGCGAATTTCACACTTCATCATGCAGTTGACATTGAACCAAAGCGAAAGATAGCATCGGATTGTAACTGCACTGTAAATCACTTACTCAACCAGATCTTGCTATCGCCATAACAATTGAAACCGATCCGGCAATGATGTCATCGCTATTCTGGATATCTAGAACTAGGTTTTCACCTGAAAGTCAACCTCGAGGCTCAAATAGATCGCACATATTCGTCGGACGCTACCGTGGGCCCTAGAAATGGTTGCCTCGTAGCAGGATCCATGCCATCATTGGAGAGAGTTTGTGGTGGTGGGTTGGAAGGTCGAGGGAGGCACTCACTGGGGCCATCATTGCCACTGCAAGGTGATGCGCATATATAGAGGGTGGATGTGAGAGGCGTAGTCACCTGTGATGCTGCACTTTGGCGTTGTCTGGAACATTGTCGCCCATGGACTGCTGCCTCCATGCTAGCGCAAAGATCTGATTGCGTCCGCTGCCGCCTCCACAAACATGACAATGGGAGAGTGTTGTCGCCCATACCACCTTTTTTGCTCCAACAGGCCTCGATAGCGGCACCTCCTGCTGTCTAGCCACAGCTCATTGCACTGTCGCTTCGACTGCCTGATGTCTCGGACCTGTTGGACGATCACCATGGGAGTGAATTCATCACCGCCTCTCCATTTCCCCACCGCGCGCCTGACTAACTGATTGTTCGAGCCTAGCATGGTATTTGGATGGAATGGCTGAACGAACATTGTGTTGGGCTTGCTAGTTGTGTATGGGGTGGGTAAGTTATGTCTGCCAGGATACAATAGTCCTTTTGCATTTTGTAAATAGTTTTTTCCTTTTATGTTATCTCACAAATTTGAGTCCACCTTACTGCCATCCAGAACAAGGAATACTAAAGCCTAGTTTGAAAAATGTAAGGACAAAAATGCAACCTAaagaaaacaggaaaaaaaatcataagtgCAACATAAATAGGAGTAAGAACACAATTGTCTTTTTTCTTTACgttggttagttttttttaactaactaACTTTGTTATATAAAAAGATGGAGGAATTAAGGTGTTAGAATTTCCTTGAACACGAGGCATATACTAGCACCCAAATGTCTTGTTggaaaattatactccctctgtttcaaaatgtttgacaccgttgactttttagtacatgtttgaccgttcgtcttattcaaaaaaaatttgtgaaatatgtaaaactatatgtgtaaatgaaagtatatttaacaatgaatcaaatgatgtGAAAAGAATAGATAATTACTTaagttttttgaataagacgaatggtcaaagacgtactaaaaagtcaacggtgtcaaacattttgaaacggagggagtattaggtATGGCTGAATATTGTACCTTTTGATTTATTTGAAGTTGCATGTTCATCTTCGTAAGAAAAAAGCAATTAATCTTTTTCCCCTGAATCACTGGAAATGCATTTCCtcttatgtgtgtgtgtgtatgttttATCCACTTCACACTGTTTTGCAGGACTGAAAAGAGTAGTTGTATACATTACAAGCAACTTATTTCATACTTACGAGTAAAACGTTGAACGTTTGAATACACTACATGCTTTCTAGACCAAGAATTATTGAGTGATAGACATTACAAGTAACTTATTTCGACCTAGTAGTTATAATTTGCAGGAAAGCTACACGAGCAATAAACACTTGCAGGCAGCTTAACACAGTACAAATTTCAGGTTTTGTTTGGTCACAGCGTTCCCAAACCAGATGGAAGAAGTGTCACTTGCAGGGGATCAAGAATCACCGCATTTGCTGATGCCATCATCCCATCGGCCGTGAAATACCCGTCCTTTTCCATGTAGACGAAGTGCAAAACCTTGCTCATGAACCAGAAGAGCTTCCTGCACGGTGGAGGAACAATCCCCCCATCTCTAGTCACCAGCCTTAGGAGGTCACACCTACTACCCTGGAGAACCcccctcatctctctcttgGCCTCCTCCATCGATGCCTCCGGtgagccgcggccgccgccgctgtgggAAAGAGCATGCAACATGACGCTATTGACCTTCCCCATTTTGATTTCCTTCTCGTATGTCTGCATGTCATTGAGAAGGCGGCCGATAGTATTCGCAAGGTTCATTAGGTGGATGTACTCCTTGCTCCTGAAAACCTCTTCCGAGAGCTCTGGTCCGACGAACAATGCCGCCGAGGTGATGATGGGGCCTAAAGCAAAGGAGTCCACGGCAGCTGACATGTACTCCTCCACTGTTGTTGGCACATACTTGTCCATCCTCCATTCTGCCTCGGTCAACATGCCCCTCACTGTGAACCACCACTGCAAATAGATTATATATTATATCGTGGAAAACTAAAACCTAGAAGCCTTAAAAGTGGAAACTCACACACATAGAAGAGAGAGATTTACCGATTCGGCGATATGATCCACGACATTGCGTTTCTGCAGCGGCACGGCCTTTTCCGCAATCTGCTTGCTCGTGTTGTAAATAGCATAGAATAGAATCTCTACACACTCGGAGGAGAAGCCAATCTCACCGTGCCCGTCCCACCTGTACAGCACGATATGATCACAACAGGACTAATAGATATTAGTTGTACAAAAGACATAGTGTACAGGTGTGTTGTACTTCTCTATTAATTTGACCAAGTTCTCCATTTCTTCTTTTGATCCTTCACCGTCAAAGAAGTCATCGACTGTGGTCGTCAAGATGCAGTTCTGGGTCCATGCAATGCGGGCTTCGGATAATTCAGAAGGGAACATGGTTGCAGCAGCACTGAAATAGGTGATCGATGGCATTAATCTTGCAAATTTCAGCTCATCCAATCTGGTCTGTGCCACCCAACTGTCATATGCTCAATATTAGTTAATGGTATCAAAAACATCTTATCACAATGGATGAATCGGGGATAGGTATATCATATATAGATAGATTTTGCACCTATTAAGGTCTTGGAGTTCTTGTTGGTAGACAGATTGAGAGGAATGGAATTCGTCAACAGCCAAAGCTAGAATTTCGTCATTTGTAATAGCGCCACTGATCCAAGTTATAATAGGTTCACAATTTAGACAACTATAACAGTAAAGAAATAAATTTTACGGCTGTGATGTGTAACAATGATATCTACCGGTATCCTGATTTCAGCAGCTTGAAGCCCTCAATTTTTAGTTGTTCCTTGGTCTTGAATTGTTCTATGTTCCTCTTCTGCTCTAGCCTTTCCAAGGTGGCATAGACTGGGAATTTCAAGGCATACTCCACCTGCGAAAGTATGATAATGGCATTATGAGAAATATTTGCCTTCTCTTTTGCATGGCTGAGATGTTTTTTAATTATTCAAGAACATTAGTTCGCTAAGAGGTTATTTATTTAGTACTTGCCTCTAGCATTTCTGATTTGTGTATCATTTTGGAAGATATTTTTTCCTGTAGTACTCTTGCTGACCAAGAACCAATATCTTGTAGAATCAAATCATCTTCCAAGCAACGAATTTGTGAACTTCTGTACAACTCCAGCAAAGCCTTAGTATCATTTAGATATCCATGAATTGAGTCATCAAAGCTGGATTGTTCCACAAATTGAGCCATTCCATCTGCTCAATAGTTCCGAAATGATATTAACATTTCCAAATGAGAGTTTGTACTGCAAAACGGAAAAAAAGCTAGGATATTCAAATTTAAGTGTCCTAAAGCTCCATGCAATACCTGAACTGATGTCATAACCATGCATACGTAGTAGGCGAAATGCCATCGCACATGTTCCCATGTCCAACATTAGCTCCTCCTCGTTATGTATCCATAACCTGCGAACAGAATACAATAGAAATAAAGTAGTAGGTACAAAGGCACATCAAATTGCCATCATTAGCCCATCCTATAACTTTTTAATTAGGTCATTTTTTATGAGTTGCTGTTACCTGTATATCATGTCCAATATATCCCTTATTTCACAAGAAAAATTATTAGAGATACCCATCTTTTCAAGAGTATCCACCATGCAAAGCTGTGAGTAAGCATTTTGCGGATACATCACTGGGACTGGAAAACACTCATTTCCAATTAGTATATTTGATATCTCATATATCTAGTTGACATTCTTGGTCACTTGCTTGGGcaggggggtgggggaggggagcaCACCTGGGCCATCGAGCTTGCTTACAAGTGAAT
This region includes:
- the LOC127761379 gene encoding ent-pimara-8(14),15-diene synthase isoform X3; its protein translation is MIEQFNRAPPLRVSIRGAAGVEKSLGLGRNAGSQQGMQKNQLQDKIRKQLREVQLSPSSYDTAWVAMVPVQGSHQTPRFPQCIEWILQNQHDDGSWGINLPGSVVNKDILLCTLACVVALKRWNTGRDHISRGLNFIGKNFWVAMDEQTIAPVGFNITFSGLLNLATGTGLEFPVMQTDIDGIFHMRKIELERDAYGIASSRRAFMAYVSEGLGSLQDWDQVMAYQRKNRSIFNSPSATAATVIHGHNDSAHCYLDSLVSKLDGPVPVMYPQNAYSQLCMVDTLEKMGISNNFSCEIRDILDMIYRLWIHNEEELMLDMGTCAMAFRLLRMHGYDISSDGMAQFVEQSSFDDSIHGYLNDTKALLELYRSSQIRCLEDDLILQDIGSWSARVLQEKISSKMIHKSEMLEVEYALKFPVYATLERLEQKRNIEQFKTKEQLKIEGFKLLKSGYRGAITNDEILALAVDEFHSSQSVYQQELQDLNSWVAQTRLDELKFARLMPSITYFSAAATMFPSELSEARIAWTQNCILTTTVDDFFDGEGSKEEMENLVKLIEKWDGHGEIGFSSECVEILFYAIYNTSKQIAEKAVPLQKRNVVDHIAESWWFTVRGMLTEAEWRMDKYVPTTVEEYMSAAVDSFALGPIITSAALFVGPELSEEVFRSKEYIHLMNLANTIGRLLNDMQTYEKEIKMGKVNSVMLHALSHSGGGRGSPEASMEEAKREMRGVLQGSRCDLLRLVTRDGGIVPPPCRKLFWFMSKVLHFVYMEKDGYFTADGMMASANAVILDPLQVTLLPSGLGTL
- the LOC127761379 gene encoding ent-pimara-8(14),15-diene synthase isoform X2; translation: MILPMSSACSGQFLRASPRGMIEQFNRAPPLRVSIRGAAGVEKSLGLGRNAGSQQGMKNQLQDKIRKQLREVQLSPSSYDTAWVAMVPVQGSHQTPRFPQCIEWILQNQHDDGSWGINLPGSVVNKDILLCTLACVVALKRWNTGRDHISRGLNFIGKNFWVAMDEQTIAPVGFNITFSGLLNLATGTGLEFPVMQTDIDGIFHMRKIELERDAYGIASSRRAFMAYVSEGLGSLQDWDQVMAYQRKNRSIFNSPSATAATVIHGHNDSAHCYLDSLVSKLDGPVPVMYPQNAYSQLCMVDTLEKMGISNNFSCEIRDILDMIYRLWIHNEEELMLDMGTCAMAFRLLRMHGYDISSDGMAQFVEQSSFDDSIHGYLNDTKALLELYRSSQIRCLEDDLILQDIGSWSARVLQEKISSKMIHKSEMLEVEYALKFPVYATLERLEQKRNIEQFKTKEQLKIEGFKLLKSGYRGAITNDEILALAVDEFHSSQSVYQQELQDLNSWVAQTRLDELKFARLMPSITYFSAAATMFPSELSEARIAWTQNCILTTTVDDFFDGEGSKEEMENLVKLIEKWDGHGEIGFSSECVEILFYAIYNTSKQIAEKAVPLQKRNVVDHIAESWWFTVRGMLTEAEWRMDKYVPTTVEEYMSAAVDSFALGPIITSAALFVGPELSEEVFRSKEYIHLMNLANTIGRLLNDMQTYEKEIKMGKVNSVMLHALSHSGGGRGSPEASMEEAKREMRGVLQGSRCDLLRLVTRDGGIVPPPCRKLFWFMSKVLHFVYMEKDGYFTADGMMASANAVILDPLQVTLLPSGLGTL
- the LOC127761379 gene encoding ent-pimara-8(14),15-diene synthase isoform X4, which produces MQKNQLQDKIRKQLREVQLSPSSYDTAWVAMVPVQGSHQTPRFPQCIEWILQNQHDDGSWGINLPGSVVNKDILLCTLACVVALKRWNTGRDHISRGLNFIGKNFWVAMDEQTIAPVGFNITFSGLLNLATGTGLEFPVMQTDIDGIFHMRKIELERDAYGIASSRRAFMAYVSEGLGSLQDWDQVMAYQRKNRSIFNSPSATAATVIHGHNDSAHCYLDSLVSKLDGPVPVMYPQNAYSQLCMVDTLEKMGISNNFSCEIRDILDMIYRLWIHNEEELMLDMGTCAMAFRLLRMHGYDISSDGMAQFVEQSSFDDSIHGYLNDTKALLELYRSSQIRCLEDDLILQDIGSWSARVLQEKISSKMIHKSEMLEVEYALKFPVYATLERLEQKRNIEQFKTKEQLKIEGFKLLKSGYRGAITNDEILALAVDEFHSSQSVYQQELQDLNSWVAQTRLDELKFARLMPSITYFSAAATMFPSELSEARIAWTQNCILTTTVDDFFDGEGSKEEMENLVKLIEKWDGHGEIGFSSECVEILFYAIYNTSKQIAEKAVPLQKRNVVDHIAESWWFTVRGMLTEAEWRMDKYVPTTVEEYMSAAVDSFALGPIITSAALFVGPELSEEVFRSKEYIHLMNLANTIGRLLNDMQTYEKEIKMGKVNSVMLHALSHSGGGRGSPEASMEEAKREMRGVLQGSRCDLLRLVTRDGGIVPPPCRKLFWFMSKVLHFVYMEKDGYFTADGMMASANAVILDPLQVTLLPSGLGTL
- the LOC127761379 gene encoding ent-pimara-8(14),15-diene synthase isoform X5 is translated as MKNQLQDKIRKQLREVQLSPSSYDTAWVAMVPVQGSHQTPRFPQCIEWILQNQHDDGSWGINLPGSVVNKDILLCTLACVVALKRWNTGRDHISRGLNFIGKNFWVAMDEQTIAPVGFNITFSGLLNLATGTGLEFPVMQTDIDGIFHMRKIELERDAYGIASSRRAFMAYVSEGLGSLQDWDQVMAYQRKNRSIFNSPSATAATVIHGHNDSAHCYLDSLVSKLDGPVPVMYPQNAYSQLCMVDTLEKMGISNNFSCEIRDILDMIYRLWIHNEEELMLDMGTCAMAFRLLRMHGYDISSDGMAQFVEQSSFDDSIHGYLNDTKALLELYRSSQIRCLEDDLILQDIGSWSARVLQEKISSKMIHKSEMLEVEYALKFPVYATLERLEQKRNIEQFKTKEQLKIEGFKLLKSGYRGAITNDEILALAVDEFHSSQSVYQQELQDLNSWVAQTRLDELKFARLMPSITYFSAAATMFPSELSEARIAWTQNCILTTTVDDFFDGEGSKEEMENLVKLIEKWDGHGEIGFSSECVEILFYAIYNTSKQIAEKAVPLQKRNVVDHIAESWWFTVRGMLTEAEWRMDKYVPTTVEEYMSAAVDSFALGPIITSAALFVGPELSEEVFRSKEYIHLMNLANTIGRLLNDMQTYEKEIKMGKVNSVMLHALSHSGGGRGSPEASMEEAKREMRGVLQGSRCDLLRLVTRDGGIVPPPCRKLFWFMSKVLHFVYMEKDGYFTADGMMASANAVILDPLQVTLLPSGLGTL
- the LOC127761379 gene encoding ent-pimara-8(14),15-diene synthase isoform X1, which encodes MILPMSSACSGQFLRASPRGMIEQFNRAPPLRVSIRGAAGVEKSLGLGRNAGSQQGMQKNQLQDKIRKQLREVQLSPSSYDTAWVAMVPVQGSHQTPRFPQCIEWILQNQHDDGSWGINLPGSVVNKDILLCTLACVVALKRWNTGRDHISRGLNFIGKNFWVAMDEQTIAPVGFNITFSGLLNLATGTGLEFPVMQTDIDGIFHMRKIELERDAYGIASSRRAFMAYVSEGLGSLQDWDQVMAYQRKNRSIFNSPSATAATVIHGHNDSAHCYLDSLVSKLDGPVPVMYPQNAYSQLCMVDTLEKMGISNNFSCEIRDILDMIYRLWIHNEEELMLDMGTCAMAFRLLRMHGYDISSDGMAQFVEQSSFDDSIHGYLNDTKALLELYRSSQIRCLEDDLILQDIGSWSARVLQEKISSKMIHKSEMLEVEYALKFPVYATLERLEQKRNIEQFKTKEQLKIEGFKLLKSGYRGAITNDEILALAVDEFHSSQSVYQQELQDLNSWVAQTRLDELKFARLMPSITYFSAAATMFPSELSEARIAWTQNCILTTTVDDFFDGEGSKEEMENLVKLIEKWDGHGEIGFSSECVEILFYAIYNTSKQIAEKAVPLQKRNVVDHIAESWWFTVRGMLTEAEWRMDKYVPTTVEEYMSAAVDSFALGPIITSAALFVGPELSEEVFRSKEYIHLMNLANTIGRLLNDMQTYEKEIKMGKVNSVMLHALSHSGGGRGSPEASMEEAKREMRGVLQGSRCDLLRLVTRDGGIVPPPCRKLFWFMSKVLHFVYMEKDGYFTADGMMASANAVILDPLQVTLLPSGLGTL